ATCGTACATACAAACGGGTTGACGAAACGGTATGGCGACTGTTTTTCTGTAAACAATTTGGATATGGTGGTGTTTGAGGAAAAAATATACGGCTTTTTAGGCCCCAACGGAGCCGGAAAATCCACCACGCTGAAAATGCTTTTGGGGCTGATACATCCCACCCAGGGAGAAATTGATCTGTTTGGCAAACGAATTACGGCGAAAAACAGGCTGGAGGCGCTAAAATATATCGGCTCCCTAATTGAAACTCCCTCTTATTATGGACATTTGACGGGAAAAGAAAATTTAAAAATTCAACAAATGCTGCTGGGCGTGCCAAAAGAAAACATCGACGAGGTGTTATCTATTGTGCGTCTTCAGTGCCAAGCCTCAAAAAAGGTATCGGCCTATTCGCTGGGAATGAAACAGCGGCTCGGGCTGGCATCTGCCCTGCTTTCCTTCCCCAGGCTATTAATTTTAGACGAACCGACAAATGGGCTTGACCCCGCCGGAATTCAGGAAATGCGGGAGCTGATTATAAGCCTTCCCGAACGATTTGGCATGACGGTGATTGTGTCGAGCCACCTTCTTTCAGAAATCGACCAGATGGCGGAGGATATTGGCATTATTGCGGGAGGAAAACTAAAATTTCAGGGCAGTTTATCTGCCCTGCACAACATGGACAGAACAAAAAATTTGGAAGAAATTTTCTTAGAACTTACAGGAAAAGAGGGAAGCTTATGATTTCCCTTTTGAAAACAGAACATAAAAAAACGAAAAAGAAATATCTCCTGCTCACGTCGCTTTTGATAACGGCTCTGGATTTGGCCTGGATTTTCTACGGCAACTTTTCTGAAGACGCAATTTTAAAGGGCTGGATGATGTTTTTATATCAGCTGCCGCTGACCAATGCCATTTTTCTGCCCTTTTTAATGACGGTGGTGGCCTCGCGCCTTGCCGACATTGAACACCGGGGATGCATGCTAAAACAGCTTTGCACCATTGTGCCCAGAGGTAAGCTGTTCGACGCAAAGCTTTTATACGGCTTTTCCATTGTTTTGGCATGCATGGTGATACAGTTTGTGTCGGTCTTTATATTTGGCTGTGTCAAAGGGTTTGGTGGCGTATATCCTTTTAGGCTTTACAGCGTCTATTGGCTGTTCACCATTGCAGCAAGCCTTGCCATTTACATTTTTCAGCACACGCTTTCCATGCTCTTTCAAAATCAGGCAGTCCCTTTTTTTGCAGGCGTAATCGGGGAATTTTTGGGCGTGTTTTCCATGTTTTTGCCCCAGCTTCCGTGGCTGAGAAAATCCCTTTTATGGGGATATTACGGCGTTTTGCAGTTTGTGGGAAGCGACTGGGACAGCCAAACGCGCATCAGCACCTTTTATCTTTATGACTTTGACTGGCTCTCTTTTGTCATTTTGCTGGCGGTGTGCCTTGTGCTGTATAGAATCGGACGGAGCTTATTTATAAAAAAGGAGGTTTAACAAATGATTTTAAAACTCATTTATGCAGACAGAATGAAACTGAAACGCTCGCCAATTTGGCTTGCGTTTTTGTTCATGCCCATTGTTCCCGCCTTATTGGGCACACTCAACTACCGGGCAAACATCGGCATTTTAAAAAACGGCTGGTATAGTCTGTGGACGCAGCATACGCTTTTTACCTGCTATTTCTTTCTCCCCATTATGCTGGGGATTTACTGCTCCTATCTCATGCGGCTTGAAAACAGCAACCACAACTGGAACAAACTGTTAACGATGCCGATAAAGCCGTGGCAGGTGTTTGTTTCAAAGCTCGTCACCGCTTCACTGATGCTGGTGTTAAGCGAGCTTTGGATTGGGCTTTTGTTCATTGTATCGGGTAAAATTGCAGGAATTTCAGAACCCATTCCGAAAGACTTAATTTTGTGGCTGGCCTGCGGAACACTGGGGGGCATGGTGATGGCATCGGTTCAGCTCATGCTTTCCGCCGTCTTAAAAAGCTTTGCGCTTCCTGTTGGGATTGCGCTGGCAGGCGGCATTTCCGGTCTTGTTGCGCTTGCAAAGGGGTTTGGCCATATCTACCCATATGCGCTGATGGCCTATGGCATGCGCTCAAATGCGCCCCAGGTGCTCATGGAAAACGGAAATTTGCAGTTTGTTGTCATTTGCCTGGCCTTTCTTGTTTTGTTCACGGCCTCCGGCAGCCTGTGGCTTTTAAAAAGGGACATTTAGGTCTTGCTCTGCTTTTCTCTCTGTGCTATAATGATTATATACGCTTTTAAAACACAGGAGGAATGACTTATGATTGCAAAGACATATAAAGACATGTTAAGCGCAAAATCGGTTATCCGTCAGCTTTCAGAATTTGCCACTGCAAGGGGCGCGGAAATCGGTTATGAAAATGTGTTCGATTTCAGTCTCGGAAACCCGTCAGTCCCGGTGCCGGCGGCGTTTACCGACATGATGATAAAGCTTTTGAAAGAAAGCAACCCCATTGACCTGCACGGATACAGCCAAAGCCTGGGAATCCCTTCCGTCAGGGCAAAAATTGCGGCGTCTTTAAACCAGCGGTTCGGCATGGACTATACGCAGGACCACATTTTTATGACGGCGGGCGCGGCAGGCGCCATTGCCCACGCATTGCGCTGCGTAACAGAGCCCGGCGACGAGGTGCTCACCTTCGCGCCGTTCTTTCCGGAATATAACCCTTATGTAAATTTATCCGGCGCAGTGTTAAAAGTTGTTCCACCGAATACAGAAGATTTTCAGATTAATTTTGAGGCCTTTGAACAAATGCTTACCAAAAAAGTGATGGCCGTGCTGATTAACACACCGAACAATCCATCTGGCATTGCTTACTCCGAGGAAACAATAAAGAAACTTGCCGCTGTTTTAACAGAAAAATCGAAAGAGTTCGGGCACGAAATTTATATTATTTCCGATGAACCCTACCGTGAAATTACCTTTGACGGCAACGAAATTGTGTATGTGTCAAACTATTATGACTATACTTTAAGCTGCTACTCTTACTCAAAATCGCTGTCCCTGCCGGGAGAACGCATTGGATATGTGGCAATTCACCCCAAATGCCCCTATGCGAAAGAAATGGTGGTAATGTGCGGACAGATTTCCCGCGGAATTGGCCACAACTGCCCCGCTTCCATTATTCAGCTGGCCGTGGGCGAAACCTGCGGCTTAACCGCCGATTTGTCGGTTTATGAAACCAACATGAATCTGCTATACGATGTTTTGATTGATTTAGGGTTTACGGTTGTTCGGCCCGGCGGAACGTTCTACATTTTCCCCAAGGCCTTAGAGGAGGACGCAAAAATCTTCTGCGAAAAAGCGCTGAAATATGATTTGGTTTTTGTGCCGGCAGATACCTTTGGCTGTCCCGGATATTTTAGAATTGCTTATTGTATCGACACTGAAAAGGTGAAGCGTTCCATTCCCGTCATTCGCAAATTTGTGGAAACGGAGTATCCCAACAGATAGACATAAATATAAAAAAAACAGGGACTACGTTATGTCCCTGTTTTTCTATGCCCAAAAATCTCGGCAAAAACCGCTCCGCCAAGAATGAAAACAGCTCCTAAAATGTGCATAGGCAGCAGCGTTTCTTTTAAAACAAACACTGACAGCAGCACAGCCGAAAGCGGTTCTAAATAGCCGCACACTGCAATTGTTTGAACAGGTAGCGCTCCGATAGACGAAAAATAAAGGTAACAGCCCAGGCCTGTATTCACCAGGCCCAAAATGAGGATATAGACCCAATCCCCGCTGTTAATTTGTATAACTTCGTTTGTTTTGCAACCAACATACACTGCGGCGGTAAGAAAGCTAACAAACAGCTGTATCATTGCATTTTCCAGCCCTTTAACATGAACGCTTTTTTTATTAAAAATTACCATGACAGCATACATCACCGCCGACATACCTGCCAAAACAACGCCCCCGGCGTTTCCCCTAATCTCTTCTGCTCCGCTGTTTATGAATAAAATTCCTACCAATACAACAAAAAAACTGCCTATTTTAATTCCGGTTAATTTTTCCCGGAAGAGTATTGGAGAGAGAAGCATAACAATTACAGGGCCGCAGTAATACATCAGTGAAGCCGTTCCAACTCCAATTTGTATGTAGGCCTCGTACAGCAGCATCCAGCTTGCACCCATGGCCGCGCCGGAAATTGCTATATTGAAACAATCCTTTTTAAATTGAAGAAAGCAAATTGTTCGTTTAGACAGCATAAACACCACAATTAGCAGCAAGCTGCCTGCAAACGTTCTAAGTAGCACAATGTTGCTGCTTTCAAGCGTGATTTTGCTTGCCACAATTCCGTTTGAACCAAAAAGCAACAGCGCTAAAATATATTTAATATAGTTCTTTGCCATTTTCATCGCTCCTATTGACAAATCTTTATGCATAGTATATCATAAACTTATCAATTACAAAAGCGAATGTTTTAAATATTTATCATTACATTTTAGAATGGATATAATTGGGGGAGTTTACAAAATGGATATGAATTTATCAAAATATTTTGCGTTTGTTACAACTGTTGAATATGGAAGCTTTACAAAAGCAGCTGAAGTTTTAAACTATTCCCAGTCTGCCGTCAGCCGTATGATAAATGATGTAGAAACGGAATGGAACACTACGGTTTTAGAGCGTGGAAAGACGGGTGTTAAGCTCACGTCAGACGGCTTGACGCTGCTTCCTTACGCAAAAAGCCTGTGTGCTGAATACCGCAGGCTTCAGCTTCAGGTAGATGAGCTCAGCGGTCTTAAAACCGGCCTGATTCGCATTGGAACATTTTCCAGCGTGGCAAGCCACTGGCTGCCAAATATTATCAAAGCGTTTCAAAAAGATTATCCGAACATTGACTATGAACTGTTGCTGGGCGACTATACAGAAATTGAAACATGGATTTTAGAGGGGCGGGTAGACTGCGGATTTCTGCGTCTGCCGGCCTCCCCTGCTCTTGAAACATTTTTTTTAGAAACAGACAGACTCTTGGCTGTTTTGCCCGAAAACCACAGGCTGGCCGGCAGTGAAGCCGTTCCCCTATCGGAGCTCTGCAAAGAACCGTTCATGCTGCTCGAAAAAGGAGCCAAGGCCGAAGTATCAGAAATTTTTGAAAAGAGCGGCCTAACACCAAACGTACACTTTACCACCTGGGACGACTACGCCATAATGTCCATGATTGAAAGCGGTTTAGGATTAGCCATTTTGCCGGAGCTCATTTTAAAAAGGGTTCCCTACCGCATTGTGGCAAAAGAACTGGATGTTCCGGCTTACCGCAGTATTGGTCTTGCCGTGCGGGACAAAAAGTCAGCTTCCATTGCAGTAAAAAAATTTATGGAATATTTAAGCTATCGGTAACGGTCACTCTAAAATATCTTCTCCAAGTTCATACAGCATTTCGTTGCAGGTGAAAAGGTCTGTGTGTTCCTTTATTGCAAACATAATGATGCTGTCGCGGCGTACCTTGGGATAAAGTGCTCCGGCGGCTGCAATTTTTAACATGCGCTGTGTTTCGTCTAAATTCAGTTTTAAGCCGAACGCAAGGCACAAAACCTTATCCCGCTGGGGTATCCGTTCACCGGAAAATATTTTATAGCCATATACCTGCGTAAGGTTGGAGCTTTGAATAACCTCACTTTTGTTCAGCTGTTTTTGTGATAGAAAGGAATTGATAAATTCTGACAAAGTAATGTCTGCAAAATCGTCTTCATTTTCAATTAAAAAATTTTTAAGTGACGGACTTCTTTTTAAAACTTCCAGCAGCTCCTGCGTACTCTTTCTCATGAATAAAAAATCTCCTTTTAAAAATTTCGACATGTTTTGACTTTATTATAATAATATGGTAATATAATTGTCAAGAGGTGGAGGTATGAATGAATATACAAAAAAATTCATCGAGCAAGAATATGAAATTATTGAATTTTTGTCAGCCGACGAAAAAACGGCATTGGTGCGGGAAAGCTCAACTGGCGGCATCTATGTAAAAAAAATTGTAGGCAAAGGCGCCGCCCATATCTACAAACGGCTGGTTGGTTTGCAAATTTCTGGGCTTCCGACCGTCTATAAAGTGAAAAACGACTATGTGATTATGGAATATGTGAACGGAATTTCTCTGAACAACAAATTGTCCCGCGACGGCGTGATGAGCATACAGGAAGCCAAATCACATATGATTACCCTATGCAACGGCGTTAAGGCCCTCCATGCTTTCGGCATTATACACAGGGACATTACAGCATCGAACATCATCATAGGACATCACGGCTGTTATTTAATTGATTTGGGAATTGCAAGGGAAAAAAAGGTAAATAAGGGCGCTGATACGCATATTCTCGGCACGGTTGGATATGCGGCTCCGGAGCAGTTTGGCTTTACGCAGACGGATGAACGCACGGATATTTACGCGCTTGGCGTGGTGTTTAACTATATGCTAACAAATGCTTTTCCCAGCGAAAAACTATATTCTGGAAAAGAGCGCTCCATCATTCAAAAATGCATTGAAATCGACGGTAACAAGCGGTATAAGAGCGTGAAAAGGCTCAAAAATGCGTTAATGAATGGGCAAAATACAAGGCGAGATGTTTTCGTCGCGCTTAGCGGGGCGCTGTTTACGTGTATTGTCATTGCCACGCTGTCTTACTTAATCCCCTTACAAAACAATAGCGCAAATAACGCGGCACCGGCCGGTGCCGCAGGAAACACGCCGGCTGCCGCAACAGTTAGCACAACGCCGCTGCCCTCATCAGGAAGAAAGCTGACTCTTGAAAAATTTAACAGCATCACATTAGGAATGCGTTATGAAGACGTTTTAAACCTCATTGGCGATAAGCCCGCTTCAGAATCTACCATGGAGCTGTTTGGAACAAAAACGCTGACATGCTCCTGGTGGGGCCAAGGAAGCATTGGTGCAAACGCCATAATCCAGTTTCGTGACGGCGCAGTGACAAGTAAGTCTCAATCAGGTTTAAAATAAATTATACTGACTGTATAACAAAACAGAGTAAACCCGTTGTATAATATATGCAACGGGTTTTTTGGGGATTTCTATTTATAAAACCGTGAAACAAAGGAGGAAAATTAAAATGAAAAAATTAGCAGCACTTTTATTTTTAAGTTTAATTGTAATGTCTATGGGCGGCTGTGGAAATTCGCAGAACGTTCCCACTCAGCAGTCAGTGGAAAACACGACAACTCAGACTGCGCCGTCGCAAAGCACTGCCCAAACCAGTGAACCGCAGTCCACAGCCCAGCCTGATACAACACAACAACAAAAAAATGCAAGCGGCAAAATTAGTCTTGCAATGTATGAGCAAATAGATACCGGGATGCGCTATGAAGACGTTATTGCGCTAATTGGTGCAAAACCTTCCTCAGAGTCGACCATGGATTTAATGGGTGCAACTACTGTTATGTGTTCCTGGTGGGGCGAAGGCGACATTGGTGCAAACGCAATGATTTATTTCCAGGATGGCGTCGTTTCAAGCAAATCACAGGCAGGATTAAAGTAGAGATTAATAAAAAAATATCCCCCGAAAACAACGTGTTTTCGGGGGGAACCTAAATAAAAATAAATTATTTCCTGTAGAATTTATATCAAATTACACGATCAATACTTGCTGAAACATAATGAACAGGGTTAAATTGAAACGTCTCAAATAAATTTCCTTTCACAATATAAAATGATGCTGACTTTTTTTTCGCACTTAAATTATATACCCGATATAAATAGTAGTTAATACTATTTTTCTTTGAAAAATCTAATTCGTTTTGCGAAATAAAAAATGGAGTATCTTCCGCCCCCGTAGTGGTTTTCACCTCAATGTATATTTTACTTCCATTTTTGTCAAAAGATAAAATATCAAAACCCGCCTTATCCCCTTCTTCCTTGGATATATGTTTTATGTATTTAATCAAATCAGAACGCCCAATACTTTCCAAACGTTCTTTTTCATATTCTAATACCATAAGCTCGCCAATAAGTCCTAGTTTGGTGTCTCGAATTTGTTTTTTAATAAAATTTACTTTTTTCCCACTTTTTTTAGAAATTGTCTTATTTGTTTTTAACTTTAAATCTTGTGGTTTTTTTAACGCAAGAGTAAGGCAAGATGTATCAACTATTAAGCTATTTAATGGGTCTGTTTTATCTTCAAATTCAAAAAAACCTCCAATTTTGTCTCTTGCTAAAATATAATCATTTGTATTTTGTATCGACAAATCACACATTTTACCTTTAAGTTCTTGCAAAATTGCTAGCATACTTCGTAAATCATCAATGAAAACTTGATCTGATGGTAGTGCAGATGCATTGTAAAACTTACCACATATATGGCCCAATTCATAACCAAGCGGTAAATCTGAGGCGTTACCGTTATATTTCAAATCAATCGGTTCAAAAGAAAAATTATTTAATGACGACGATAGTATCTTTTTCCACGAAGTAGAAACTTTTTGTATGTTTTGCTTTCCTATTCTGCTCCCATATCGTTCTTTAAAATAGGTCCATCCTTGATTGAGTGATAGATACACACCACTCATATCTGCGCAAAAAAGATATACTATGTCATATCCCTTTGCTGCAGATATTGATATATCCCTATCAAATATACCAATCCAAGGTATATTACTCCATCCCCCTTGACCTGGAGATGCTTTAATGAAATAACTACTTTCATTAAGTTGTAACTCCTTATAAATTGTTTGCGGAATATCATTTCGAATATATTCAGCTAACCTATTATTTTTTAAATCATTTTTTGACTCTAAAATATAGTTCTTACACACTCTTTCAAACATATCTTTCATAGCAAAACCTCTTTAACCCTATGCTGATTTTTAGAATATTCAAAGTATACCATTTGCTATAATTCCTTGTCAATAAACTTTTCTTTTTGAAACAAAAAACAAGATAAAATACTTAAAAGAAACAAAAAATTATCGTTTTGAGAATTTTCATCACCTCAAAAAGCCCTATTTTACGGGATTTCTCGGGCATCACACAGATTTTAATTACTACCCTTTAATCTCTTTTTTGCTTCCTCAACAGTTTCGCCGTCTTTGGTTAAAAACGCATCTACAAATTTATCTTCCATTTTGGTGTAACCCTCAACAGAACCTGTTTCAATTTTTCTATATCCGTCAACAACTCCGGTTTCGATTTTTTTGTAACCATTGACTACTCCGTCAGAAATTTTCTGAACTCCTTTTACTATTTTTGATTTAGCCATTTTTAATCTCCTTTTTTGATTTTTTTATCAATAACACACCAAGCACGACAACTATGATGACCACGCTGGCACCAGTTAAGATATTCATAAGACGAATATCATTTACAGTCATTCCCTCAAATGAAACAAGCATTGATTTTTGCAAAGAATATAATGATGCTGTCGCATCGCACAATGCTATACATCTAATCGTAGATATAATATGCGAATTGAATTTGCTTCTTTTTACATAGTTTATAATTGCAAGTGTAATTTTAGTAAATGTATATGTTGCTATTGTTATCATTATAATTTCGTGAAACTTATGTGCAACATCAAAATTGATACTTAAATATACACTACCGCATAATATACAGCCAAGCAAAATAATCATTATTCCAATAAACCTTTGAATAAAAATTTCCGAAATATTTTTTTCATTCTTCTTGTTAGACAGCACAACAGAAACACGCATTATTGCCAATATCAGATTATATGCTCCCATAGTTAAAAACCAATATGATTTGCTCCAAATTCCAAGAGCAAAGTTTCCAAGAGCATACAGAGAATTTACAATAAAGCTTAACAAAGCAA
This region of Congzhengia minquanensis genomic DNA includes:
- a CDS encoding ABC transporter ATP-binding protein, whose product is MQEIVHTNGLTKRYGDCFSVNNLDMVVFEEKIYGFLGPNGAGKSTTLKMLLGLIHPTQGEIDLFGKRITAKNRLEALKYIGSLIETPSYYGHLTGKENLKIQQMLLGVPKENIDEVLSIVRLQCQASKKVSAYSLGMKQRLGLASALLSFPRLLILDEPTNGLDPAGIQEMRELIISLPERFGMTVIVSSHLLSEIDQMAEDIGIIAGGKLKFQGSLSALHNMDRTKNLEEIFLELTGKEGSL
- a CDS encoding pyridoxal phosphate-dependent aminotransferase; translation: MIAKTYKDMLSAKSVIRQLSEFATARGAEIGYENVFDFSLGNPSVPVPAAFTDMMIKLLKESNPIDLHGYSQSLGIPSVRAKIAASLNQRFGMDYTQDHIFMTAGAAGAIAHALRCVTEPGDEVLTFAPFFPEYNPYVNLSGAVLKVVPPNTEDFQINFEAFEQMLTKKVMAVLINTPNNPSGIAYSEETIKKLAAVLTEKSKEFGHEIYIISDEPYREITFDGNEIVYVSNYYDYTLSCYSYSKSLSLPGERIGYVAIHPKCPYAKEMVVMCGQISRGIGHNCPASIIQLAVGETCGLTADLSVYETNMNLLYDVLIDLGFTVVRPGGTFYIFPKALEEDAKIFCEKALKYDLVFVPADTFGCPGYFRIAYCIDTEKVKRSIPVIRKFVETEYPNR
- a CDS encoding ABC transporter permease; translated protein: MISLLKTEHKKTKKKYLLLTSLLITALDLAWIFYGNFSEDAILKGWMMFLYQLPLTNAIFLPFLMTVVASRLADIEHRGCMLKQLCTIVPRGKLFDAKLLYGFSIVLACMVIQFVSVFIFGCVKGFGGVYPFRLYSVYWLFTIAASLAIYIFQHTLSMLFQNQAVPFFAGVIGEFLGVFSMFLPQLPWLRKSLLWGYYGVLQFVGSDWDSQTRISTFYLYDFDWLSFVILLAVCLVLYRIGRSLFIKKEV
- a CDS encoding protein kinase domain-containing protein, coding for MNEYTKKFIEQEYEIIEFLSADEKTALVRESSTGGIYVKKIVGKGAAHIYKRLVGLQISGLPTVYKVKNDYVIMEYVNGISLNNKLSRDGVMSIQEAKSHMITLCNGVKALHAFGIIHRDITASNIIIGHHGCYLIDLGIAREKKVNKGADTHILGTVGYAAPEQFGFTQTDERTDIYALGVVFNYMLTNAFPSEKLYSGKERSIIQKCIEIDGNKRYKSVKRLKNALMNGQNTRRDVFVALSGALFTCIVIATLSYLIPLQNNSANNAAPAGAAGNTPAAATVSTTPLPSSGRKLTLEKFNSITLGMRYEDVLNLIGDKPASESTMELFGTKTLTCSWWGQGSIGANAIIQFRDGAVTSKSQSGLK
- a CDS encoding MrcB family domain-containing protein; this translates as MKDMFERVCKNYILESKNDLKNNRLAEYIRNDIPQTIYKELQLNESSYFIKASPGQGGWSNIPWIGIFDRDISISAAKGYDIVYLFCADMSGVYLSLNQGWTYFKERYGSRIGKQNIQKVSTSWKKILSSSLNNFSFEPIDLKYNGNASDLPLGYELGHICGKFYNASALPSDQVFIDDLRSMLAILQELKGKMCDLSIQNTNDYILARDKIGGFFEFEDKTDPLNSLIVDTSCLTLALKKPQDLKLKTNKTISKKSGKKVNFIKKQIRDTKLGLIGELMVLEYEKERLESIGRSDLIKYIKHISKEEGDKAGFDILSFDKNGSKIYIEVKTTTGAEDTPFFISQNELDFSKKNSINYYLYRVYNLSAKKKSASFYIVKGNLFETFQFNPVHYVSASIDRVI
- a CDS encoding DMT family transporter is translated as MAKNYIKYILALLLFGSNGIVASKITLESSNIVLLRTFAGSLLLIVVFMLSKRTICFLQFKKDCFNIAISGAAMGASWMLLYEAYIQIGVGTASLMYYCGPVIVMLLSPILFREKLTGIKIGSFFVVLVGILFINSGAEEIRGNAGGVVLAGMSAVMYAVMVIFNKKSVHVKGLENAMIQLFVSFLTAAVYVGCKTNEVIQINSGDWVYILILGLVNTGLGCYLYFSSIGALPVQTIAVCGYLEPLSAVLLSVFVLKETLLPMHILGAVFILGGAVFAEIFGHRKTGT
- a CDS encoding LysR family transcriptional regulator translates to MDMNLSKYFAFVTTVEYGSFTKAAEVLNYSQSAVSRMINDVETEWNTTVLERGKTGVKLTSDGLTLLPYAKSLCAEYRRLQLQVDELSGLKTGLIRIGTFSSVASHWLPNIIKAFQKDYPNIDYELLLGDYTEIETWILEGRVDCGFLRLPASPALETFFLETDRLLAVLPENHRLAGSEAVPLSELCKEPFMLLEKGAKAEVSEIFEKSGLTPNVHFTTWDDYAIMSMIESGLGLAILPELILKRVPYRIVAKELDVPAYRSIGLAVRDKKSASIAVKKFMEYLSYR
- a CDS encoding ABC transporter permease, which codes for MILKLIYADRMKLKRSPIWLAFLFMPIVPALLGTLNYRANIGILKNGWYSLWTQHTLFTCYFFLPIMLGIYCSYLMRLENSNHNWNKLLTMPIKPWQVFVSKLVTASLMLVLSELWIGLLFIVSGKIAGISEPIPKDLILWLACGTLGGMVMASVQLMLSAVLKSFALPVGIALAGGISGLVALAKGFGHIYPYALMAYGMRSNAPQVLMENGNLQFVVICLAFLVLFTASGSLWLLKRDI